One genomic segment of Amycolatopsis sp. Hca4 includes these proteins:
- a CDS encoding acyl carrier protein, whose protein sequence is MTDRSIPAISDEAAQATVIEAFRQVLGITEVDPEAPFGALGGDSLRAVRVLSRVWRELGVELPVHALGETTTAAEFAAVVRERGGTP, encoded by the coding sequence GTGACGGATCGAAGTATTCCGGCCATTTCCGACGAAGCCGCGCAGGCCACGGTGATCGAAGCGTTCCGGCAGGTGCTGGGGATCACGGAGGTCGACCCGGAAGCGCCGTTCGGCGCGCTCGGCGGCGACTCCCTGCGTGCGGTCCGGGTGCTGTCACGCGTGTGGCGCGAACTGGGGGTGGAACTGCCCGTCCACGCGTTGGGCGAGACCACCACGGCCGCCGAGTTCGCCGCCGTGGTCCGCGAACGGGGCGGGACGCCGTGA
- a CDS encoding MFS transporter — protein sequence MIPFYLIIFIDNLSVSLVLPVLIPIAYDPAAGLLADGGQGTRDLLYGLAIGTYSLAMFFGAPVLGSLSDLFRRKRTLALCLSGLALGYALTVWAMLAKDVPLFITGRVVCGLFSGSLPVAQAAIIDVTPKDRRVTAIGRIMFWVSMGYVAGPLIGGYLSDPTLVSWFALPTPFLFVAGTSLLNLLILLTTYREAPRPEERPAGKVSIPNPIARLGEAFRFPGIRVLSLSLLLMSLGWTAFFQFIGLYLTANEGFGQRTVSNLISVVGIGLAAAFLAFVPLAARYLKPAVSVPAALAVMTACIAATSLTGSLLVLYPVCLIGAIGYGISYSGLVGLMSVSVDDSHQGSVMGMAGAIAASTAGVTGVVFGLLDGSSAAPILSAAAFVLASAALMGLRPAARRRTEVPVGTDRGEN from the coding sequence TTGATTCCCTTTTATCTCATTATCTTCATCGACAACCTGAGTGTCAGCCTGGTGCTGCCGGTGCTGATCCCGATCGCGTACGACCCCGCCGCGGGGCTGCTCGCCGACGGCGGCCAGGGCACCCGTGACCTGCTGTACGGCCTGGCCATCGGCACCTATTCGCTGGCGATGTTCTTCGGCGCGCCCGTGCTCGGCTCGCTTTCGGACCTGTTCCGCCGCAAACGCACCCTGGCGCTGTGCCTCAGCGGGCTGGCGCTGGGCTACGCGCTCACGGTGTGGGCGATGCTGGCCAAGGACGTGCCGCTGTTCATCACCGGGCGCGTGGTCTGCGGCCTGTTCTCCGGCAGCCTGCCGGTGGCGCAGGCGGCGATCATCGACGTCACGCCGAAGGACCGCCGCGTCACCGCCATCGGGCGGATCATGTTCTGGGTGTCGATGGGGTACGTGGCCGGGCCGCTGATCGGCGGCTACCTGAGCGACCCGACGCTGGTCTCCTGGTTCGCGCTGCCGACGCCGTTCCTCTTCGTGGCCGGCACTTCGCTGCTGAACCTGCTCATCCTGCTGACCACCTACCGGGAGGCGCCCCGGCCGGAGGAGCGGCCGGCGGGCAAGGTCTCGATCCCCAACCCGATCGCCCGGCTCGGCGAGGCGTTCCGGTTCCCCGGCATCCGGGTGCTCTCGCTGTCGCTGCTGCTGATGTCACTGGGCTGGACGGCGTTCTTCCAGTTCATCGGGCTGTACCTGACCGCGAACGAGGGCTTCGGCCAGCGCACGGTCAGCAACCTGATCTCGGTGGTCGGCATCGGCCTGGCCGCCGCGTTCCTCGCGTTCGTCCCGCTGGCGGCCCGCTACCTCAAGCCCGCGGTGTCGGTGCCGGCCGCACTGGCGGTCATGACGGCGTGCATCGCCGCCACCTCGCTGACCGGCTCGCTCCTGGTCCTCTACCCGGTGTGCCTGATCGGCGCGATCGGCTACGGCATTTCCTACAGCGGCCTGGTCGGTCTGATGTCGGTGTCGGTGGACGACAGCCACCAGGGGTCGGTGATGGGCATGGCCGGAGCGATCGCCGCATCGACCGCCGGGGTGACCGGGGTGGTGTTCGGCCTGCTGGACGGATCCAGCGCAGCGCCGATCCTGTCCGCGGCGGCGTTCGTCCTGGCCTCGGCGGCGCTGATGGGACTGCGGCCGGCCGCACGACGGCGCACGGAGGTCCCCGTGGGCACCGATCGCGGCGAAAACTGA
- a CDS encoding HAD family hydrolase, translating to MTRGIALAATFTADQIAAAAADRAARLDTAVVTAPYGQTVEPLLDPTSVLLANTGVNALLLRLEDLRGGLLDELLAALAAAPGRSTATWLIAVTPPSPRALGDRATAAWLTTAARRVADAVAALPGVHLMPTDDLAAHYGVPEVHDEYADRIAHLPYTDEFSSALADRVVRLAASTWRAPRKVVVLDCDDTLWSGLCGEAGPEGVEVGDGHRRVQEFLQDQRSRGKLLCLCSHNNTEDVHAVFDRHPGMALSLREITAQRIGWAPKPAYLGELAAELGLALSSFIFVDDDPVACASVRAQLPEVAVVEVDRDGGRAWRQLVHEPAFDQLAVTEEDRLRSDWYAAESHRKELLQSTKDYEEFLARCDIEVSLDRLTDLTLERAAQLTARTTQFTLTGSAWTVPELRAFLARSGTGWVVRVRDVFGDHGVVGLVLAEARDGVLDVPVFLLSCRMLNRRVDGAVLRLLCAEAISADCAEVRLHHESTRRNAPARHFVEQLTGTAVGPADPPGSADVVAADWAAGAVPAP from the coding sequence GTGACCCGTGGCATCGCGCTGGCCGCCACGTTCACCGCCGACCAGATCGCGGCCGCGGCGGCGGACCGGGCCGCTAGGCTGGACACCGCGGTGGTCACCGCGCCCTACGGCCAGACCGTCGAGCCACTCCTGGACCCCACGAGCGTGCTGCTGGCGAACACCGGGGTGAACGCGCTGCTGCTCCGCCTGGAGGACCTCCGCGGTGGTCTCCTCGACGAACTGCTCGCCGCTTTGGCCGCGGCACCCGGCCGCAGCACGGCGACCTGGCTCATCGCCGTGACTCCCCCGTCGCCGCGCGCGCTCGGCGACCGGGCCACGGCCGCGTGGCTGACGACCGCCGCGCGCCGCGTGGCCGACGCCGTGGCGGCGCTGCCCGGCGTGCACCTGATGCCCACCGACGACCTCGCCGCGCACTACGGCGTTCCGGAGGTGCACGACGAGTACGCCGACCGGATCGCCCACCTGCCCTACACCGACGAGTTCTCCTCGGCGCTGGCCGACCGCGTGGTGCGGCTCGCCGCGTCGACGTGGCGCGCGCCGCGCAAGGTCGTGGTGCTGGACTGCGACGACACGCTGTGGTCAGGCTTGTGCGGCGAAGCCGGGCCCGAGGGGGTCGAAGTCGGTGACGGCCATCGAAGGGTCCAGGAGTTCCTGCAGGACCAACGATCCCGCGGGAAGCTGTTGTGCCTGTGCAGCCACAACAACACCGAGGACGTGCACGCGGTGTTCGACCGCCACCCCGGGATGGCGCTCTCGCTGCGCGAGATCACCGCGCAGCGGATCGGCTGGGCCCCGAAGCCGGCCTACCTGGGCGAGCTGGCCGCCGAACTGGGATTGGCGTTGTCCTCCTTCATCTTCGTCGACGACGACCCGGTCGCGTGCGCGTCGGTGCGCGCGCAGCTGCCCGAAGTGGCCGTGGTCGAAGTGGACCGTGACGGCGGGCGCGCGTGGCGGCAGCTGGTGCACGAGCCGGCGTTCGACCAGCTCGCGGTGACCGAAGAGGACCGGCTGCGGTCGGACTGGTACGCGGCGGAGTCCCACCGGAAGGAGCTTCTTCAGTCCACAAAGGACTACGAGGAGTTCCTGGCCCGCTGCGACATCGAAGTCTCGCTGGACCGGCTGACCGACCTGACGCTGGAGCGGGCCGCCCAGCTGACCGCGCGGACCACCCAGTTCACCCTGACCGGCTCGGCGTGGACGGTGCCCGAACTGCGCGCGTTCCTGGCTCGCAGCGGTACCGGTTGGGTGGTGCGCGTCCGCGACGTCTTCGGCGACCACGGGGTCGTCGGCCTGGTCCTCGCCGAAGCGCGGGACGGGGTGCTCGACGTCCCGGTCTTCCTGCTGAGCTGCCGCATGCTCAACCGCCGTGTCGACGGCGCCGTGCTGCGCCTGCTCTGCGCGGAAGCGATCTCCGCGGACTGCGCCGAAGTCCGCCTGCACCACGAGTCCACCCGCCGGAACGCGCCCGCCCGGCACTTCGTCGAGCAGCTGACCGGGACCGCCGTCGGGCCTGCGGATCCGCCCGGGTCGGCCGACGTCGTCGCGGCCGACTGGGCCGCCGGGGCGGTGCCCGCCCCGTGA
- a CDS encoding SDR family NAD(P)-dependent oxidoreductase, with translation MLLSESDVELFAQVSGDVNPLHRSPEHARATPFGGVLAHGVLALLATLEEVRPEPGGTARLEVEFRGPVYPGVRYRASAAAGPACELRDGDRVCLSARWRPGPAAEPVVSGVPPLGAAAVRTFDDLAPGTRVSGEYGPRGLDALVRRFPHTAALLGPGALVTLLWSSYTAGMLLPGERCLLSGISVRCHPVGGPEPAPLAFAAEVLALDRRFGLLTTGGTLTAAGGPLAEVEFEAIVRTPAPLPSAAAIAAHLPPSERLTGRSAVVTGGSRGLGAAVALALAGQGCAVQVGHRGAVPDRLLAEAADLPGALRPARGDAADPGWSRGLAADLGELDFLVCSAAPPIRPLGVVPEHLDRFGEFLDASVRLVTAPLAELLPPLDRRGGRCLVVSSAALEDPPRDWPHYVTAKAALEGLVSWFAKHHPRVGFVVARPGLLRTEQTNTPGAAERAAAVEPVAAALVGLLLDTPVEPGVPRVVPDPMAGAVSPAGQPGTA, from the coding sequence ATGTTGCTTTCCGAAAGTGATGTTGAATTGTTTGCGCAGGTCAGCGGGGACGTCAATCCGTTGCACCGCTCGCCCGAGCACGCGCGGGCGACGCCGTTCGGCGGGGTGCTCGCGCACGGGGTCCTCGCCCTGCTCGCGACGCTCGAAGAAGTGCGTCCCGAGCCCGGTGGCACCGCCCGGCTCGAGGTGGAATTCCGTGGCCCGGTGTACCCCGGCGTCCGGTACCGCGCGAGCGCCGCGGCGGGGCCGGCGTGCGAACTGCGCGACGGGGACCGGGTGTGCTTGTCCGCCCGGTGGCGTCCCGGGCCCGCGGCCGAGCCGGTGGTGAGCGGAGTGCCACCCCTCGGCGCGGCCGCCGTCCGCACCTTCGACGACCTGGCGCCGGGGACGCGCGTGTCGGGGGAGTACGGGCCGCGCGGGCTCGATGCCCTGGTCCGTCGGTTCCCCCACACCGCTGCCCTGCTGGGCCCGGGGGCGCTCGTCACGCTGCTGTGGTCGAGTTACACGGCCGGGATGCTGCTGCCCGGTGAGCGGTGCCTGCTGAGCGGGATCTCGGTGCGCTGCCACCCGGTCGGCGGACCGGAGCCCGCGCCGCTGGCCTTCGCGGCCGAGGTACTGGCCCTCGACCGCCGGTTCGGGTTGCTGACCACCGGCGGCACCCTCACCGCCGCGGGCGGCCCGCTCGCCGAGGTGGAGTTCGAAGCGATCGTGCGCACACCGGCGCCGCTGCCCTCCGCGGCGGCGATCGCCGCGCACCTGCCGCCGTCGGAGCGGCTGACCGGGCGGTCCGCGGTCGTGACCGGGGGCAGCCGCGGCCTGGGGGCGGCGGTGGCGCTGGCGCTGGCCGGGCAGGGCTGCGCCGTGCAGGTGGGGCACCGCGGCGCTGTGCCGGACCGCTTGCTCGCCGAGGCCGCGGACCTGCCGGGCGCCCTCCGGCCCGCGCGGGGCGACGCCGCGGACCCCGGGTGGAGCCGCGGGCTGGCCGCGGACCTCGGGGAACTGGACTTCCTCGTGTGCTCGGCGGCCCCGCCGATCCGGCCGCTGGGCGTGGTCCCGGAGCACCTGGACCGGTTCGGCGAGTTCCTGGACGCCTCGGTCCGCCTGGTCACCGCGCCGCTGGCGGAACTGCTGCCACCACTGGACCGCCGCGGCGGCCGGTGCCTGGTGGTGTCTTCGGCGGCCCTTGAAGACCCGCCCCGGGACTGGCCGCACTACGTGACCGCGAAGGCGGCCCTGGAGGGCTTGGTGAGCTGGTTCGCCAAGCACCACCCCCGGGTGGGGTTCGTGGTGGCCCGGCCCGGGCTGCTGCGCACGGAACAGACCAACACCCCGGGAGCGGCGGAACGAGCGGCCGCGGTGGAACCGGTCGCGGCCGCACTGGTCGGGCTGCTCCTCGACACGCCCGTCGAGCCCGGGGTGCCCCGGGTCGTACCGGACCCGATGGCCGGGGCTGTCTCGCCGGCGGGACAGCCCGGAACGGCCTGA
- a CDS encoding LmbU family transcriptional regulator, with amino-acid sequence MQFPEALSYTQWMRAGRSVARIATTSAWFVGDWLVCGQNRYQDRYREAVEAVGLDYQTVRNYAWVARRFPVERRRDGVSFQHHAEVASLDPPEQDRLLAEAEERGWSRNVLRTQVQNAKRGGETAAAGPVVQPLKVDQDRVARWMRAAAEAGTSLESWMIGCLDRAATHVLSDVEVPVLVPGQAPGTGEPAVPGA; translated from the coding sequence TTGCAGTTTCCGGAAGCGCTGTCGTACACGCAGTGGATGCGTGCCGGCCGGAGTGTGGCGCGGATCGCGACCACTTCGGCCTGGTTCGTCGGGGATTGGCTGGTGTGCGGCCAAAACCGGTACCAGGACCGGTACCGGGAAGCTGTGGAAGCGGTCGGGCTGGACTATCAGACCGTCCGCAACTACGCCTGGGTGGCGCGCCGGTTCCCCGTCGAGCGGCGGCGGGACGGGGTCAGCTTCCAGCACCACGCCGAGGTGGCTTCGCTCGACCCGCCGGAGCAGGATCGGCTCCTGGCCGAGGCCGAAGAACGCGGGTGGTCGCGCAACGTGCTGCGGACGCAGGTCCAGAACGCCAAGCGGGGTGGTGAAACCGCCGCCGCCGGACCGGTCGTCCAGCCGCTCAAGGTGGACCAGGACCGGGTGGCCCGGTGGATGCGGGCCGCCGCGGAAGCCGGGACCAGCCTGGAATCCTGGATGATCGGCTGTCTCGACCGGGCGGCCACCCACGTGCTCTCCGACGTCGAGGTACCCGTGCTCGTTCCCGGTCAAGCGCCCGGGACCGGGGAACCGGCCGTCCCGGGCGCTTGA
- a CDS encoding PQQ-binding-like beta-propeller repeat protein, whose translation MPRSEHPARTRTWGAAVLAAVLAATLPASATADAPAPAGWPSAGQNNHNTRHAATERVLTPANVGRLKPRWVLTTAGDVSATPTVAGGVVYAPDWGGRLWAVDARTGTPVWSRTVAEYTGVAGDASRTSPAYWRGRLFLGTGLLSQGSAPTAGRGAQVVSVDARTGARGWAAVVDPDPAAIITGAPTVEDGVLYVGVSSKASITEAPMTFRGSVVALDANTGHLLWRTRTVPEGYTGGAVWGSQPVVDRRRGLVYVGTGQNYSVPAGVCESPTQSGCTPPSPDDHFDSILGLDLRTGALRWATPTLTADTWTIFQPDRGPDFDFGAGPNLYRTTIAGKSTELLGIGQKSGVYWAVDPVTGRVVWRTQAGPGGPLGGIQWGTSTDGKRIYAGIGNGNHLPWTLKASDGRTSTTTGGGFVALDAATGEIEWQVADPQASTGDWLDDAFVSSANGIVFAGSSTPNGPNMYALDAATGQVRWSFASGGSVFGGAAIADGSVFWGSGYYYANVCPAGCPGHNNKLYAFSLDGK comes from the coding sequence GTGCCACGCAGCGAACACCCGGCAAGAACGCGCACCTGGGGTGCGGCCGTCCTGGCGGCCGTCCTGGCCGCCACCTTGCCGGCCTCCGCCACCGCGGACGCGCCGGCACCCGCCGGCTGGCCCAGCGCCGGTCAGAACAACCACAACACCCGGCACGCCGCCACCGAACGCGTGCTCACGCCGGCCAACGTCGGCCGGCTCAAGCCGAGGTGGGTGCTGACGACCGCCGGGGACGTGTCGGCGACGCCGACCGTGGCCGGTGGCGTGGTCTACGCGCCGGACTGGGGCGGCCGGCTCTGGGCGGTCGACGCGCGCACCGGCACCCCGGTCTGGTCACGCACGGTCGCCGAGTACACCGGCGTCGCCGGAGACGCCTCGCGCACCAGCCCCGCCTACTGGCGCGGTCGCCTGTTCCTGGGCACCGGCCTGCTGTCGCAGGGCTCGGCGCCCACCGCGGGGCGGGGCGCCCAGGTGGTGTCCGTGGACGCCCGGACCGGCGCGCGCGGCTGGGCCGCCGTCGTCGACCCGGACCCGGCCGCCATCATCACCGGCGCTCCGACCGTCGAAGACGGCGTGCTGTACGTCGGGGTGTCGTCCAAAGCCTCGATCACCGAAGCGCCGATGACCTTCCGCGGCTCGGTCGTGGCCCTCGACGCGAACACCGGGCACCTGCTCTGGCGGACCCGCACCGTGCCCGAGGGGTACACCGGCGGCGCGGTGTGGGGCAGCCAGCCGGTCGTCGACCGCCGTCGGGGCCTGGTCTACGTCGGCACGGGCCAGAACTATTCGGTGCCCGCCGGGGTGTGCGAGTCGCCGACGCAGAGCGGGTGCACTCCCCCGTCGCCGGACGACCACTTCGACAGCATCCTCGGGCTCGACCTGCGAACCGGGGCGCTGCGCTGGGCGACCCCGACGTTGACCGCGGACACCTGGACCATCTTCCAGCCCGACCGGGGCCCGGACTTCGACTTCGGTGCCGGGCCCAACCTGTACCGGACCACGATCGCGGGCAAGAGCACCGAACTGCTGGGGATCGGGCAGAAGAGCGGCGTCTACTGGGCGGTCGACCCGGTGACGGGGCGCGTCGTGTGGCGCACGCAGGCCGGGCCCGGCGGCCCGCTGGGCGGCATCCAGTGGGGCACGTCGACCGACGGGAAGCGGATCTACGCGGGCATCGGCAACGGCAACCACCTGCCGTGGACGCTGAAGGCGTCCGACGGCCGCACGTCCACCACCACCGGCGGCGGGTTCGTCGCGCTCGACGCCGCCACCGGCGAGATCGAGTGGCAGGTCGCCGATCCCCAGGCGAGCACCGGCGACTGGCTCGACGACGCCTTCGTCAGCAGCGCCAACGGAATCGTGTTCGCCGGCTCGTCGACACCGAACGGACCCAACATGTACGCACTCGATGCCGCGACGGGTCAGGTGCGGTGGAGCTTCGCTTCCGGCGGGTCGGTGTTCGGCGGCGCCGCGATCGCCGACGGCTCGGTGTTCTGGGGTTCCGGCTACTACTACGCCAACGTCTGCCCGGCGGGCTGCCCCGGCCACAACAACAAGCTCTACGCCTTCAGCCTCGACGGAAAGTGA